One stretch of Aquipuribacter sp. SD81 DNA includes these proteins:
- a CDS encoding HAD family hydrolase, which produces MTPPPALPAAVLWDMDGTLVDSEPYWIEAETDLVRDHGGRWTHEDGLALVGNPLLVSGRMLVERSGIDLAPEQVVEALVARMAERLRTDAPFRPGARELLLACAAAGVPNALVTMSYAVLADAVVETLPAGTFATVVTGDAVTHGKPHPEPYLLAARRLGVEPAACVAVEDSVPGVASATAAGCRVVAVPVHVPVPAAPGLSRVTDLRTLSVDALADVLAGRTIDDVDDAVPTHS; this is translated from the coding sequence GTGACCCCGCCCCCCGCGCTGCCGGCCGCCGTCCTGTGGGACATGGACGGCACCCTCGTCGACAGCGAGCCGTACTGGATCGAGGCGGAGACCGACCTCGTCCGCGACCACGGCGGGCGCTGGACCCACGAGGACGGCCTCGCGCTCGTCGGCAACCCGCTGCTCGTGAGCGGGCGCATGCTCGTGGAGCGCAGCGGCATCGACCTCGCCCCCGAGCAGGTGGTCGAGGCGCTCGTCGCGCGGATGGCCGAGCGCCTGCGCACCGACGCGCCGTTCCGGCCCGGGGCGCGGGAGCTGCTGCTCGCGTGCGCCGCGGCGGGCGTCCCCAACGCGCTCGTCACCATGTCGTACGCGGTCCTCGCCGACGCGGTCGTCGAGACGCTGCCCGCGGGCACCTTCGCGACCGTCGTGACCGGAGACGCCGTCACCCACGGCAAGCCGCACCCGGAGCCGTACCTGCTCGCCGCGCGACGGCTGGGGGTGGAGCCCGCCGCGTGCGTGGCCGTCGAGGACTCGGTGCCCGGCGTCGCGTCCGCGACGGCGGCCGGGTGCCGCGTGGTCGCGGTGCCCGTGCACGTGCCGGTGCCGGCCGCGCCCGGCCTCAGCCGGGTGACCGACCTGCGGACGCTGAGCGTCGATGCTCTCGCCGACGTGCTCGCCGGCCGCACGATCGACGACGTGGACGACGCGGTACCCACGCATTCGTGA
- a CDS encoding ABC transporter substrate-binding protein, with product MRSTSPGVARALRLGAVGLASVLALAACGGDDADEGGSGDAATGAAGGEDAGSSDATLVFGASADPVVIDGAYVSDGESLRVVRSIFEGLVTTEAGGTEIEPALATEWEPSEDGLEWTFQLREGVTFHDGEPFDAEAVCANFDRWYNFSGIQQSGNVSYYWQTVMGGYAENEDESLPESLYASCEATDDLEATITLTRPSSTFLSALSLPAFSIASPAALEEYGADEIGGSAEEPQFTGTYGTEHPTGTGPFRFVSWERGNQLVLERNEDYWGDVAQIQTLVFRPIADGPARRQALESGGIDGYDLVDPADVDALEEAGYQILRRPAFNVGYIGLQQTTPPLDNLQIRQAIAHAIDRENIITTNYPEGSTVATQFMPESVFGYAEDVTTYDYDPDRARELIEESGVTDLTIDFWYPTEVSRPYMPDPTANFQLIAEDLEAVGFTVNPIGAPWNPDFLDAALSGGAPMYLLGWTGDFGDPDNFVGTFFQAESPEWGYDNPELRDLLDQAEAETDEDVRTELYQEANRIIMDDLPGLPYASTEPALAFRPGVEGFVPSPVQNEDFNVVTVEPPE from the coding sequence ATGCGGTCCACATCTCCGGGCGTCGCGCGCGCCCTGCGTCTCGGGGCCGTCGGCCTCGCGTCCGTGCTCGCCCTCGCCGCGTGCGGCGGCGACGACGCCGACGAGGGCGGCAGCGGCGACGCGGCCACCGGTGCGGCCGGCGGCGAGGACGCCGGCAGCAGCGACGCGACCCTCGTCTTCGGTGCCTCCGCCGACCCCGTCGTCATCGACGGCGCGTACGTGAGCGACGGCGAGTCGCTGCGCGTCGTGCGGTCCATCTTCGAGGGCCTCGTCACCACCGAGGCCGGCGGCACCGAGATCGAGCCGGCGCTCGCCACCGAGTGGGAGCCGAGCGAGGACGGCCTCGAGTGGACGTTCCAGCTCCGCGAGGGCGTCACGTTCCACGACGGCGAGCCGTTCGACGCCGAGGCGGTGTGCGCCAACTTCGACCGCTGGTACAACTTCTCCGGCATCCAGCAGTCCGGCAACGTGTCGTACTACTGGCAGACGGTCATGGGCGGCTACGCCGAGAACGAGGACGAGTCGCTGCCGGAGAGCCTGTACGCCTCCTGCGAGGCGACGGACGACCTCGAGGCGACCATCACGCTGACCCGGCCGTCGTCGACGTTCCTGTCGGCGCTGTCGCTGCCGGCGTTCAGCATCGCCAGCCCCGCGGCGCTCGAGGAGTACGGCGCCGACGAGATCGGCGGCTCCGCGGAGGAGCCGCAGTTCACCGGCACGTACGGCACCGAGCACCCGACCGGCACCGGCCCGTTCCGGTTCGTGTCGTGGGAGCGCGGCAACCAGCTCGTCCTCGAGCGCAACGAGGACTACTGGGGTGACGTCGCGCAGATCCAGACCCTCGTCTTCCGTCCGATCGCCGACGGCCCCGCCCGGCGCCAGGCGCTGGAGTCCGGCGGCATCGACGGCTACGACCTCGTCGACCCTGCCGACGTCGACGCCCTCGAGGAGGCCGGTTACCAGATCCTGCGCCGCCCGGCCTTCAACGTCGGCTACATCGGCCTGCAGCAGACGACCCCGCCGCTGGACAACCTGCAGATCCGGCAGGCCATCGCCCACGCGATCGACCGCGAGAACATCATCACGACCAACTACCCCGAGGGCTCGACGGTCGCGACGCAGTTCATGCCGGAGTCGGTGTTCGGCTACGCCGAGGACGTCACCACCTACGACTACGACCCCGACCGGGCCCGCGAGCTCATCGAGGAGTCCGGCGTCACCGACCTCACGATCGACTTCTGGTACCCGACCGAGGTGTCCCGGCCGTACATGCCGGACCCCACGGCCAACTTCCAGCTGATCGCCGAGGACCTCGAGGCCGTCGGCTTCACCGTCAACCCGATCGGCGCGCCGTGGAACCCCGACTTCCTCGACGCGGCCCTGTCCGGCGGTGCGCCCATGTACCTGCTCGGCTGGACCGGCGACTTCGGCGACCCCGACAACTTCGTCGGCACCTTCTTCCAGGCGGAGAGCCCGGAGTGGGGCTACGACAACCCGGAGCTGCGGGACCTGCTCGACCAGGCCGAGGCGGAGACCGACGAGGACGTGCGGACCGAGCTGTACCAGGAGGCCAACCGAATCATCATGGACGACCTCCCCGGTCTGCCGTACGCGAGCACGGAGCCCGCGCTCGCGTTCCGGCCCGGCGTCGAGGGCTTCGTGCCCAGCCCGGTGCAGAACGAGGACTTCAACGTCGTGACGGTGGAGCCGCCGGAGTGA
- a CDS encoding ABC transporter permease: MLRFVVRRLLLLVPILLGLSLLLFAWLRALPGGPAQALLGERATPEAVAQLESLYGFDRPLLEQYLAWLGRSVTGDFGVSTTTRRPVTEELARLFPATIELSLFALLIAVVLGVGLGYLAARRHLTWVDSSAVLASLVGVTIPVFVLGYVLKYVFSVRLGWFPDSGRQDPRLFTEHPTGFYVLDGFLVGRPDVAWDAFLHLVLPAVALATIPLAIIARITRASVLDVVNEDYVRTADAKGLARSTINRRHVLRNALLPVVTVIGLQVGLLLAGAVLTETVFAFPGVGSFLVDAITNRDYAVVQGFILVIAVVIVVVNLLVDIAYGLIDPRIRAATMASAGGGS; this comes from the coding sequence GTGCTCCGATTCGTCGTCCGGCGCCTGCTGCTGCTCGTGCCGATCCTGCTCGGCCTCAGCCTGCTGCTGTTCGCGTGGCTGCGGGCCCTGCCGGGCGGGCCCGCCCAGGCGCTGCTCGGCGAGCGCGCCACCCCCGAGGCCGTCGCCCAGCTGGAGAGCCTGTACGGCTTCGACCGGCCGCTGCTCGAGCAGTACCTCGCGTGGCTCGGCCGCTCGGTGACGGGCGACTTCGGCGTCTCCACGACCACGCGCCGCCCCGTCACCGAGGAGCTGGCGCGGCTGTTCCCCGCCACGATCGAGCTGAGCCTCTTCGCCCTGCTCATCGCGGTGGTGCTCGGCGTCGGCCTCGGCTACCTCGCGGCCCGCCGCCACCTCACGTGGGTGGACAGCAGCGCGGTGCTCGCCTCGCTCGTCGGGGTCACCATCCCGGTGTTCGTGCTCGGCTACGTGCTCAAGTACGTGTTCAGCGTCCGGCTCGGCTGGTTCCCGGACTCCGGGCGGCAGGACCCGCGGCTGTTCACCGAGCACCCCACCGGCTTCTACGTGCTCGACGGGTTCCTCGTCGGCCGCCCCGACGTCGCGTGGGACGCGTTCCTCCACCTCGTGCTGCCGGCGGTCGCCCTCGCGACCATCCCGCTCGCGATCATCGCCCGCATCACGCGGGCGAGCGTGCTCGACGTCGTCAACGAGGACTACGTGCGCACCGCCGACGCCAAGGGCCTCGCCCGCTCGACGATCAACCGCCGCCACGTGCTGCGCAACGCGCTGCTGCCGGTCGTCACCGTCATCGGCCTGCAGGTCGGTCTGCTGCTGGCGGGCGCGGTGCTCACCGAGACGGTGTTCGCCTTCCCGGGCGTCGGCTCGTTCCTCGTCGACGCCATCACCAACCGCGACTACGCGGTCGTGCAGGGCTTCATCCTCGTCATCGCCGTCGTCATCGTCGTCGTCAACCTGCTCGTCGACATCGCGTACGGCCTCATCGACCCGCGCATCCGCGCCGCCACCATGGCCTCGGCCGGGGGAGGTTCCTGA
- a CDS encoding ABC transporter permease — protein sequence MSDSPGYPEGSGRVDATVAERREASSAQSAAVLSGADQGTSLGREALRRVLRDPLAMVGALLVLGFVTVAVLAPWLAPYDPGERVGAVTPTSIPGPSAEHWMGLDSLGRDELSRVIYGARQSLLVGVVATLLGAAVGIAVGMLAGAFGGWVDTVVMRVVDIMLSLPSLFLAIAIAAVLGRSLTSVMIAIAVVNVPIFIRLLRGAMLAQRNADYVVAVRSLGVRDRHVVVRHVLPNSLSPVIVQGTLTLATAIIDAAALAFLGLSGEDPRLPEWGRMLAETQRFLASAPHLAFFPGLAIVLAALGFTLLGESMREALDPKYRR from the coding sequence ATGTCCGACAGCCCCGGGTACCCGGAGGGCAGCGGCCGCGTCGACGCGACGGTCGCCGAGCGCCGCGAGGCGAGCAGCGCCCAGTCCGCCGCGGTCCTGTCCGGCGCGGACCAGGGCACGTCGCTCGGCCGGGAGGCGCTGCGCCGCGTGCTGCGCGACCCCCTCGCGATGGTCGGCGCGCTCCTCGTGCTCGGCTTCGTGACCGTCGCCGTGCTCGCGCCGTGGCTCGCGCCGTACGACCCGGGCGAGCGCGTCGGCGCCGTCACGCCCACGAGCATCCCCGGGCCCTCGGCCGAGCACTGGATGGGCCTGGACAGCCTCGGGCGCGACGAGCTGAGCCGCGTCATCTACGGCGCCCGGCAGTCCCTGCTCGTCGGCGTCGTCGCGACGCTGCTCGGCGCCGCGGTCGGCATCGCCGTCGGCATGCTCGCGGGCGCCTTCGGCGGCTGGGTGGACACCGTCGTCATGCGGGTCGTCGACATCATGCTGTCGCTGCCGTCCCTGTTCCTCGCCATCGCGATCGCCGCGGTCCTCGGCCGCTCGCTCACGTCGGTGATGATCGCCATCGCGGTCGTCAACGTGCCGATCTTCATCCGGCTGCTGCGGGGGGCGATGCTCGCGCAGCGCAACGCCGACTACGTGGTGGCGGTCCGCAGCCTCGGGGTGCGCGACCGCCACGTCGTGGTGCGGCACGTGCTGCCGAACTCACTGTCGCCCGTCATCGTCCAGGGCACGCTCACCCTCGCCACGGCCATCATCGACGCCGCGGCGCTGGCCTTCCTCGGCCTGTCGGGGGAGGACCCACGCCTGCCGGAGTGGGGCCGCATGCTCGCCGAGACGCAGCGCTTCCTCGCCTCCGCGCCCCACCTCGCGTTCTTCCCCGGCCTCGCCATCGTGCTCGCCGCGCTCGGCTTCACGCTGCTCGGCGAGTCGATGCGCGAGGCCCTCGACCCCAAGTACCGGAGGTAG
- a CDS encoding ABC transporter ATP-binding protein — translation MSTTTAGSVDRRGTRPDGPLLQVRDLEVHFTRRGRAPVVAVDQVGFDVPAGRSVGLVGESGSGKSVTSLAIMGLLPRRGVEVRGSVRFDGEELLDMPDDRRRSLRGADMAMVFQDPMSSLNPVVPVGVQVTEVLRRHRDMTRSEARDEAVDLLRRVGIPEAQRRLRDYPHQLSGGMRQRALIAIALACEPRLLVADEPTTALDVTIQAQILDLLRGLVAESGTALVLITHDLGVVAGMCDDVHVMYAGRLVESAARRELFARPEHPYTDGLLRSVPRLDAPRGEPLQPIPGSPTLTRAWSTGCAFEPRCTRSDSACLGEPPAMETVRGHGVRCVHPVGAAGASGTAGNEARP, via the coding sequence GTGAGCACGACGACCGCCGGGTCCGTCGACCGCCGCGGCACCCGCCCCGACGGGCCGCTGCTGCAGGTGCGCGACCTCGAGGTGCACTTCACCCGCCGCGGCCGGGCACCGGTGGTGGCCGTGGACCAGGTGGGCTTCGACGTGCCCGCCGGGCGCAGCGTCGGCCTCGTGGGGGAGTCCGGGTCCGGCAAGTCCGTCACGAGCCTGGCCATCATGGGCCTGCTGCCGCGGCGCGGCGTGGAGGTGCGCGGCAGCGTGCGCTTCGACGGCGAGGAGCTCCTCGACATGCCCGACGACCGGCGCCGGTCGCTGCGCGGCGCGGACATGGCGATGGTCTTCCAGGACCCGATGTCCTCCCTCAACCCGGTCGTGCCCGTCGGCGTGCAGGTGACGGAGGTGCTGCGCCGCCACCGCGACATGACGCGCTCCGAGGCCCGCGACGAGGCCGTCGACCTGCTGCGTCGCGTGGGCATCCCGGAGGCGCAGCGCCGGCTGCGGGACTACCCGCACCAGCTGTCCGGTGGCATGCGGCAGCGCGCCCTCATCGCGATCGCGCTCGCGTGCGAGCCCCGGCTGCTCGTGGCCGACGAGCCCACGACGGCGCTCGACGTCACAATCCAGGCGCAGATCCTCGACCTGCTGCGCGGCCTCGTCGCCGAGAGCGGCACGGCGCTGGTCCTCATCACCCACGACCTCGGGGTCGTCGCCGGCATGTGCGACGACGTCCACGTCATGTACGCGGGCCGGCTCGTGGAGTCCGCGGCCCGGCGGGAGCTGTTCGCGCGCCCCGAGCACCCCTACACCGACGGGCTGCTGCGCTCGGTGCCTCGGCTGGACGCGCCGCGCGGGGAGCCGCTGCAGCCGATCCCCGGCTCACCGACCCTCACCCGCGCGTGGTCGACCGGCTGCGCGTTCGAGCCGCGCTGCACCCGCTCGGACTCCGCGTGCCTCGGCGAGCCGCCCGCCATGGAGACGGTGCGCGGGCACGGCGTGCGCTGCGTGCACCCCGTCGGTGCCGCCGGCGCCTCCGGCACCGCCGGGAACGAGGCCCGCCCGTGA
- a CDS encoding ABC transporter ATP-binding protein: protein MSDDVLLQVRDVAVHFPITRGIVRDTVVGHVKAVDGVSLDVRRGSTYGLVGESGCGKSTLGRAVLRLVRPTRGSVVFDGEDVAALGGERLRRARRRMQMVFQDPMSSLDPRQSVEAALSEPLRAHGAPAGPGGYAARVRELLDQVGLPASAAGRFPHEFSGGQRQRIGIARAVALRPELVVADEPVSALDVSVQAQVVNLLEELQDSLGLTYLVIAHDLAVVRHVSDVVGVMYLGALVEEADADTLYASPRHPYTLALMSAIPVPDPEVEDRRERILLTGDLPSPADPPTGCRFSTRCPFVQPGRCTTERPALREVEPGHTVACHYAEDIAAGRLQPHPTPAA, encoded by the coding sequence GTGAGCGACGACGTCCTGCTGCAGGTGCGCGACGTGGCCGTGCACTTCCCCATCACGCGCGGCATCGTCCGCGACACGGTCGTCGGCCACGTCAAGGCCGTCGACGGGGTCAGCCTCGACGTGCGCCGGGGCAGCACGTACGGGCTCGTGGGGGAGTCCGGCTGCGGCAAGAGCACCCTCGGCCGCGCCGTCCTGCGCCTGGTCCGCCCGACGCGCGGCTCGGTCGTGTTCGACGGCGAGGACGTCGCCGCCCTCGGCGGCGAGCGGCTGCGCCGCGCGCGCCGCCGCATGCAGATGGTCTTCCAGGACCCGATGTCGAGCCTCGACCCCCGCCAGTCCGTCGAGGCCGCCCTCAGCGAGCCGCTGCGCGCCCACGGGGCCCCGGCGGGTCCCGGCGGCTACGCGGCGCGTGTGCGGGAGCTGCTGGACCAGGTGGGGCTGCCCGCCTCGGCCGCCGGCCGCTTCCCGCACGAGTTCTCCGGCGGGCAGCGGCAGCGCATCGGCATCGCCCGGGCCGTCGCGCTGCGCCCGGAGCTCGTCGTGGCCGACGAGCCCGTCTCGGCCCTCGACGTGTCCGTGCAGGCGCAGGTGGTCAACCTGCTCGAGGAGCTGCAGGACTCCCTCGGCCTCACCTACCTCGTCATCGCCCACGACCTCGCCGTCGTGCGCCACGTGAGCGACGTCGTGGGAGTCATGTACCTCGGTGCGCTCGTGGAGGAGGCGGACGCGGACACGCTGTACGCCTCACCGCGGCACCCCTACACGCTCGCCCTCATGTCGGCGATCCCCGTGCCCGACCCGGAGGTCGAGGACCGCCGGGAGCGGATCCTCCTCACCGGCGACCTGCCCTCGCCCGCGGACCCGCCGACCGGCTGCCGGTTCTCCACGCGCTGCCCGTTCGTGCAGCCCGGCCGTTGCACGACCGAGCGGCCGGCGCTGCGCGAGGTGGAGCCCGGTCACACGGTCGCGTGCCACTACGCGGAGGACATCGCCGCGGGCCGCCTGCAGCCGCACCCGACGCCCGCGGCCTGA
- a CDS encoding LmeA family phospholipid-binding protein translates to MASQRTRDRLTGALLGVLVTLLVLAVAGAALFLVVTEPADGPGTAAPSPTPGSPPDAGAPAPEPPADLGPEESWLGDVDLDSGALVLPGSRLRDVTATGSGVRSGPETTTAQSLAVVATVPFEVVAEQIGPGVVVSAAADGQAQVETTVEALGRELDVVATGRVAAVDGRLAVTPTEIDVGGPSFLDPFLGDVAAALTTIEQDIEGIPEGLVLREVTVVDDGFRAELDGTDVVLVP, encoded by the coding sequence ATGGCCTCCCAGCGGACCCGAGACCGGCTGACCGGGGCGCTCCTCGGCGTCCTCGTCACCCTCCTCGTCCTCGCCGTGGCGGGGGCGGCGCTGTTCCTCGTCGTCACCGAGCCCGCCGACGGGCCCGGCACGGCGGCGCCCTCGCCGACGCCGGGCAGCCCGCCGGACGCCGGTGCGCCCGCGCCGGAGCCGCCGGCGGACCTCGGCCCGGAGGAGAGCTGGCTCGGCGACGTCGACCTCGACAGCGGCGCCCTCGTCCTGCCCGGCTCCCGGTTGCGCGACGTCACCGCCACCGGCAGCGGCGTCCGCTCGGGCCCGGAGACGACGACGGCGCAGTCGCTCGCGGTGGTCGCGACGGTGCCGTTCGAGGTCGTGGCGGAGCAGATCGGGCCCGGGGTCGTCGTCTCGGCCGCCGCGGACGGGCAGGCGCAGGTGGAGACGACCGTCGAGGCGCTCGGGCGCGAGCTCGACGTCGTCGCCACGGGCCGCGTCGCGGCGGTCGACGGGCGGCTCGCGGTCACCCCCACCGAGATAGACGTGGGTGGGCCGTCCTTCCTCGACCCGTTCCTCGGCGACGTGGCCGCCGCCCTCACCACGATCGAGCAGGACATCGAGGGGATCCCCGAGGGACTCGTGCTCCGCGAGGTGACCGTCGTCGACGACGGCTTCCGGGCCGAGCTCGACGGGACCGACGTCGTCCTCGTCCCGTGA
- a CDS encoding YchJ family protein yields MSGTCPCGRTGSFGQVLAEDACCGPYLAGAREAPEPEALMRSRYTAFVRGDEAYLRRTWDPATRPDRLGLDPATRWVGLDVHEATASGDDGVVEFTARFRDGRPGAGGRLHERSRFRRSGGAWRYVDGDHLA; encoded by the coding sequence GTGAGCGGCACGTGCCCGTGCGGTCGGACCGGCTCCTTCGGCCAGGTGCTCGCCGAGGACGCGTGCTGCGGGCCGTACCTGGCCGGGGCGCGGGAGGCACCGGAGCCGGAGGCGCTCATGCGGTCGCGATACACGGCCTTCGTCCGCGGTGACGAGGCGTACCTGCGCCGCACGTGGGACCCCGCGACCCGCCCGGACCGGCTCGGGCTCGACCCGGCGACCCGGTGGGTGGGCCTCGACGTGCACGAGGCCACGGCCTCCGGCGACGACGGCGTCGTGGAGTTCACCGCCCGCTTCCGCGACGGCCGTCCGGGCGCCGGCGGCCGGCTGCACGAGCGGAGCCGCTTCCGCCGGAGCGGCGGCGCGTGGCGCTACGTCGACGGCGACCACCTCGCCTGA
- a CDS encoding DinB family protein: MTQQTDEQGRPEPPFAAGEAETLLGFLAYHRATIAWKCGGVDAAGLALRWGRSEMTLGGLLCHLAYVEDDWTARGLAGRDRPEPWASVDWAVDEDADWHLAASMAPEEALAFWRRSVERSDALLRQVLHERGLDGSGSRTFADGRTPSVRWVLVHLVEEYARHVGHADLLREEVDGLVGE; this comes from the coding sequence GTGACCCAGCAGACGGACGAGCAGGGCCGCCCGGAGCCGCCGTTCGCCGCCGGCGAGGCCGAGACGCTGCTCGGCTTCCTCGCCTACCACCGGGCGACCATCGCGTGGAAGTGCGGCGGCGTCGACGCCGCCGGGCTCGCGCTGCGCTGGGGCCGCTCGGAGATGACGCTCGGCGGCCTGCTGTGCCATCTCGCCTACGTCGAGGACGACTGGACCGCTCGCGGTCTCGCCGGCCGGGACCGGCCCGAGCCGTGGGCCTCGGTCGACTGGGCGGTGGACGAGGACGCCGACTGGCACTTGGCCGCGAGCATGGCGCCGGAGGAGGCGCTCGCGTTCTGGCGCCGCTCGGTGGAGCGCTCGGACGCGCTGCTCCGTCAGGTGCTCCACGAGCGCGGGCTCGACGGGTCGGGCTCGCGCACCTTCGCCGACGGGCGCACCCCGAGCGTGCGGTGGGTGCTCGTCCACCTCGTGGAGGAGTACGCCCGCCACGTGGGGCACGCGGACCTGCTGCGCGAGGAGGTCGACGGGCTGGTCGGCGAGTGA